In one Brevibacterium sp. CBA3109 genomic region, the following are encoded:
- a CDS encoding DUF4194 domain-containing protein, whose amino-acid sequence MSDSADTPTEVEASAQNPSALWFGDTGTLGERTRRVLLELLKGPYVSGAQSPQLWSALVADEAIVRSRLHDLFLELVIDKIDEFAFTRKVVTEEVDVPAAVRSERLTFLDTAMLLVLRQLLLAAPGERRVIVDREEVYERLAIYRTGDESTFQRNLNGAWNRMSNRLRVLHKAGEERFEISPMVKFLIDEDQVRELIDVYERIAAGEAKGSVAEAGLGSVETDDSQTDDPEEDEA is encoded by the coding sequence ATGAGCGATTCCGCAGACACCCCCACAGAGGTTGAAGCCTCCGCCCAGAATCCGAGCGCGCTGTGGTTCGGCGACACCGGGACCCTGGGTGAGCGCACCCGCAGGGTTCTGCTCGAACTGCTCAAAGGCCCGTATGTCTCGGGCGCGCAGAGTCCGCAGCTGTGGTCAGCACTCGTCGCCGATGAGGCCATTGTGCGATCACGGCTCCACGACCTGTTCCTGGAGCTCGTCATCGATAAGATCGACGAATTCGCCTTCACCCGCAAGGTCGTCACCGAGGAGGTCGATGTGCCCGCGGCTGTGCGCAGCGAACGGCTGACCTTCCTCGATACCGCCATGCTTCTCGTTCTGCGTCAACTGCTCCTGGCCGCACCCGGCGAGCGGCGTGTGATCGTCGATCGCGAGGAGGTCTACGAACGCCTCGCGATCTACCGCACCGGCGACGAATCGACGTTCCAACGCAATCTCAACGGTGCCTGGAACCGGATGAGCAACCGTCTGCGTGTCCTCCACAAGGCCGGCGAGGAGCGTTTCGAAATCTCACCGATGGTGAAGTTCCTCATCGACGAGGACCAGGTGCGCGAGCTCATCGACGTCTACGAACGCATCGCGGCGGGAGAGGCCAAGGGCTCCGTCGCCGAGGCAGGTCTCGGTTCCGTCGAGACCGACGATTCCCAGACCGACGATCCTGAGGAGGACGAGGCATGA
- a CDS encoding ATP-binding protein: MTEALFPIDAALIADQARARGADRPDVGSQWRLSEIQIANWGTFDADIHRIPVSHKGHLITGPSGSGKSSLLDGIAAVLTPDKWLRFNVAAQTAGSRIDQRSLVSYVRGAWTRTADSDEDRVVSKYLRPRATWSGIILRYDNGTDRPLSLARLFFIKGSGTKMTDLSDVCILERAGLDLADLQQYARSGLETRKLKTERPDALITSNGSHARFYARMRKVFGMASESALQLLHKTQSAKSLDSLDRLFRDHMLEPPVTFDLAETAVNQFGDLKDAHDHVVELRRQRDHLLQLREASNRYDFAHESAAKSIALNDALLPFQKRRELDLMRSDLSAQRREFVEIEVAADRAKRDYDAAVDEYDLARRATLDLGGSEAEHLQQRIDTAETERRAIADRWASLERQLKQADIEQVPTSAAEFAELQAQITVTLDEETQAAGPSHADHDRFSKARARARELEAEIDSLRRSGSTVPGNLLQIRQELAEGTGLSEKALPFAAELIEVDPDHAAWTGAIERVLRPLALTVLVRSENLGAVRSWVDSHRIKGRLVFEEIPAQAARPRPVGSAKSLVNKVTVAETGFGEWMHSTLSERFDFACVERPDELDDHPRAVTSKGQIKTSRTRYEKDDRRRIDDRSQWVLGDRENKLEALIAALKEAQAELAEAESVVDAANAETARAHRRKGILAGIREQSWRDVDLAGAKETIATLEKALRELEDSDGDLQQAIGAEREARAAKESAEAATRDADYGLRRANEEITSLRAGLSRLEDDVSAGVIPEVDPRIAEALEARFTTIQRSIRRESLPEIGQQVSQALQSEKDKAQAVATEAGQAVTRLAAEFKAAWSSVASDLTADVADRHDYLGMLDEILAHGLPDHENRFRDLLRQRSRDLIGELLNEIHAAPREIEDRVAPINSSLLRSQFDEGRYLRLKVKTRRSETVNAFISDLRKVAGGTWGEEDMATAEDKYDTLAEVMRRFSSSEHVDKVWKNQCLDTRLHVSFLAEEIDDHGRAHATYDSGAAMSGGQQQKLVIFCLAAALRYQLADPDEAISKYGTIILDEAFDKADTRYTRMALDIFIEFGFHMVLATPQKLLQTIEPYVGAATAIENPSRQKTLAATMVWDTENREEPSGGADADETVVGDHGGIGDHAGTDENDDES; encoded by the coding sequence ATGACCGAGGCGCTCTTCCCGATCGACGCTGCGCTCATCGCGGACCAGGCCCGCGCCCGCGGTGCCGATCGTCCCGACGTCGGCAGCCAGTGGCGGCTATCGGAGATTCAGATCGCGAACTGGGGCACCTTCGACGCGGACATCCACCGCATCCCTGTCTCCCACAAGGGCCACCTGATCACCGGGCCCTCGGGTTCGGGTAAGTCCTCGCTGCTCGACGGCATCGCCGCCGTGCTCACCCCGGACAAATGGCTGCGCTTCAACGTCGCCGCCCAGACCGCGGGCAGTCGCATCGATCAGCGCAGCCTCGTCAGCTACGTTCGCGGGGCGTGGACTCGCACAGCGGATTCCGATGAGGACCGTGTCGTCAGCAAGTACCTGCGTCCGCGCGCCACGTGGAGCGGCATCATCCTCCGCTACGACAATGGCACGGACCGTCCGCTGTCGCTGGCCAGGCTCTTCTTCATCAAAGGCTCGGGCACGAAGATGACCGACCTGTCCGACGTCTGCATCCTCGAACGGGCGGGCCTCGACCTCGCCGACCTGCAGCAGTATGCGCGCAGCGGACTCGAGACCAGGAAGCTCAAGACCGAGCGCCCCGACGCACTCATCACCTCAAACGGTTCCCACGCCAGGTTCTACGCTCGGATGCGCAAGGTCTTCGGCATGGCCAGCGAATCGGCGCTGCAGCTGCTGCACAAGACCCAATCGGCGAAGAGCCTCGACAGCCTCGACCGACTCTTCCGTGACCACATGCTCGAACCCCCGGTCACCTTCGACCTGGCCGAGACTGCGGTCAACCAGTTCGGGGATCTCAAGGACGCCCACGACCACGTCGTCGAACTCCGCCGCCAACGCGATCACCTCCTGCAGCTGCGCGAGGCCTCGAACCGATACGACTTCGCCCATGAGTCCGCGGCGAAGTCGATCGCCCTCAACGATGCCCTGCTGCCGTTCCAGAAACGACGCGAACTCGACCTCATGCGCTCAGACCTCTCAGCCCAGCGTCGGGAGTTCGTCGAAATCGAGGTCGCCGCCGACCGGGCCAAGAGGGACTACGACGCTGCAGTCGACGAATACGACCTCGCCCGCCGCGCAACCCTCGACTTGGGCGGATCGGAGGCCGAACACCTGCAGCAGCGCATCGACACGGCTGAAACCGAACGCCGAGCCATCGCCGATAGGTGGGCCAGCCTCGAGCGACAGCTGAAGCAGGCGGACATCGAACAGGTGCCCACCTCGGCGGCGGAATTCGCCGAACTCCAGGCCCAGATCACGGTCACCCTCGACGAGGAGACACAGGCCGCAGGACCCAGCCATGCCGACCACGACCGTTTCTCCAAGGCCCGAGCGCGGGCCAGGGAACTGGAAGCTGAGATCGACTCCCTGCGTCGTTCCGGTTCGACCGTGCCGGGCAATCTGCTCCAGATCCGACAGGAACTGGCCGAGGGCACCGGACTGAGCGAGAAGGCGCTGCCCTTCGCCGCCGAACTCATCGAAGTCGACCCCGACCACGCCGCCTGGACCGGGGCGATCGAACGCGTGCTGCGTCCGCTGGCGCTCACGGTGCTCGTGCGCAGCGAGAACCTCGGTGCGGTCCGGTCCTGGGTCGACTCCCACCGGATCAAGGGTCGACTCGTGTTCGAGGAGATCCCCGCCCAGGCGGCGAGACCACGACCCGTGGGCAGCGCGAAGTCCCTGGTCAACAAGGTCACTGTCGCCGAAACAGGGTTCGGGGAGTGGATGCATTCCACCCTGTCCGAACGCTTCGACTTCGCCTGTGTCGAGCGCCCCGACGAACTTGACGACCATCCCCGTGCCGTGACCAGCAAGGGACAGATCAAGACCTCCCGGACCCGCTATGAGAAGGACGACCGGCGTCGCATCGACGATCGCAGCCAGTGGGTGCTCGGTGACCGGGAGAACAAGCTCGAAGCCCTCATCGCCGCCCTGAAAGAAGCCCAGGCGGAGCTGGCAGAGGCCGAATCCGTCGTCGACGCAGCGAACGCGGAGACCGCACGGGCCCACCGCCGGAAGGGCATCCTCGCCGGAATCCGCGAACAGTCCTGGCGCGATGTGGACCTGGCCGGGGCCAAGGAGACGATCGCGACCCTGGAGAAGGCCCTGCGTGAACTCGAGGACTCCGACGGTGACCTGCAGCAGGCGATCGGGGCCGAACGCGAGGCTCGTGCGGCGAAGGAATCCGCCGAGGCCGCCACCCGCGATGCCGACTACGGACTGCGGCGGGCGAACGAGGAGATCACGAGTCTGCGGGCCGGTCTCAGTCGTCTCGAGGACGACGTCAGTGCCGGGGTCATCCCCGAGGTGGATCCGAGGATTGCCGAGGCGCTCGAGGCCCGGTTCACAACGATCCAGCGCAGCATCAGACGCGAGTCTCTGCCGGAGATCGGCCAGCAGGTCTCCCAGGCCCTGCAATCGGAGAAGGACAAGGCGCAGGCCGTGGCGACCGAGGCAGGTCAGGCCGTCACCCGGCTGGCCGCTGAGTTCAAGGCCGCGTGGTCCTCGGTGGCCTCCGACCTCACCGCCGATGTCGCCGATCGGCATGACTATCTCGGGATGCTCGACGAAATCCTGGCTCACGGACTGCCCGATCACGAGAACAGATTCCGGGACCTGCTGCGGCAGCGCTCCCGCGATCTCATCGGCGAACTCCTCAACGAGATCCACGCCGCACCACGCGAGATCGAGGACCGGGTCGCGCCGATCAACTCCTCCCTCCTGCGGTCCCAGTTCGACGAGGGCCGCTATCTGCGGTTGAAGGTCAAGACTCGGCGCAGTGAAACCGTCAACGCCTTCATCTCCGACCTCCGCAAGGTCGCCGGCGGCACCTGGGGTGAAGAGGACATGGCGACTGCGGAGGACAAATACGACACCCTCGCCGAGGTGATGCGCCGGTTCTCCTCGAGTGAGCACGTCGACAAGGTGTGGAAGAACCAGTGCCTCGACACTCGTCTCCACGTGAGCTTCCTGGCCGAGGAGATCGACGACCACGGTCGCGCGCACGCGACCTACGATTCCGGTGCTGCGATGTCCGGCGGTCAGCAGCAGAAGCTTGTGATCTTCTGCCTCGCAGCGGCACTGCGCTACCAGCTGGCCGATCCCGATGAGGCGATTTCGAAGTACGGCACGATCATACTCGATGAGGCCTTCGACAAGGCCGACACGAGGTACACGCGCATGGCACTCGACATCTTCATCGAGTTCGGGTTCCACATGGTGTTGGCCACCCCGCAGAAACTTCTGCAGACCATCGAACCCTATGTCGGTGCGGCGACCGCGATCGAGAACCCGAGTCGGCAGAAGACCCTGGCAGCGACCATGGTCTGGGACACGGAGAATAGGGAGGAGCCCAGCGGTGGAGCCGACGCGGACGAAACGGTTGTTGGTGACCACGGAGGCATCGGCGATCACGCAGGCACGGATGAGAATGACGATGAGAGCTGA